One Phaseolus vulgaris cultivar G19833 chromosome 4, P. vulgaris v2.0, whole genome shotgun sequence DNA window includes the following coding sequences:
- the LOC137836908 gene encoding uncharacterized protein At5g19025-like, with product MVYFHSSISICKSVDQSSPMANSICSADFGSKSRQINHVQKNRRIPSSSSSASSNSLQIPLCDRSRSAMVDVVMFIAVVCACGFLFFPYMEFLVTKCYDGIKVVVFLVKEEVSVAPWIYASIGLSVVCAALATWGVVACTTRRCGNPNCKGLKKAAEFDIQLETEDCVKNSASTSTNSGKDSGGVKKGLFELPRDHHRELEAELKKMAPPNGRAVLVLRARCGCSVGRLEVPGPRKHRKIKK from the coding sequence GATCAATCATCTCCCATGGCGAATTCAATTTGTTCTGCGGATTTTGGCTCGAAATCGAGGCAAATCAATCATGTTCAGAAGAATCGGAGAATCCCTAGTTCTTCATCCTCAGCGTCATCGAATTCCCTTCAGATTCCACTTTGTGATCGATCTCGATCGGCCATGGTGGATGTTGTGATGTTCATTGCTGTTGTCTGTGCCTGTGGCTTTTTGTTCTTCCCTTACATGGAATTTTTGGTTACAAAGTGCTATGATGGGATTAAGGTTGTTGTGTTTTTGGTTAAGGAAGAGGTTTCGGTGGCACCATGGATCTATGCTTCCATAGGGTTGAGTGTTGTCTGTGCTGCATTGGCCACGTGGGGTGTGGTGGCTTGCACCACTAGGAGGTGTGGGAATCCCAATTGCAAGGGTCTGAAGAAGGCTGCCGAGTTTGACATTCAGTTGGAGACTGAagattgtgtgaagaattcGGCTTCTACCTCGACAAATTCCGGGAAAGATAGTGGTGGAGTGAAGAAGGGTCTCTTTGAATTGCCCCGTGATCACCATAGGGAGCTGGAGGCTGAGCTCAAGAAGATGGCACCGCCTAATGGAAGGGCTGTTCTTGTGCTCCGAGCAAGGTGTGGATGTTCTGTTGGAAGGTTAGAGGTGCCTGGACCTAGGAAGCATCGAAAGATCAAGAAGTAG